The Struthio camelus isolate bStrCam1 unplaced genomic scaffold, bStrCam1.hap1 HAP1_SCAFFOLD_48, whole genome shotgun sequence genome contains a region encoding:
- the LOC138065200 gene encoding olfactory receptor 6B1-like encodes MRDLWRSVEKGEWENHTSPVDFLLLGMGNVPSLQAPLFLLSLIIYSVTMVANMLIVVLVVADRHLHTPMYFFLGNLSSLETCYSSTILPRLLASFLTGNRTISAHGCMTQFYFFVELAVSECYLLAMMSYDRYLAICQPLLYASLMTWKVSLQLAAASWLVGLLISTVVTSFLSHLRFCGPNVIDHFFCDFTPLLELACSDTRVISLLASVLSILNAVFPFVFTLASYVCIIAAILRIPSSVGRQKAFSTCSSHLTVVSVFYGILIIVYLMPRTPQLRQLNKVFSFFYTNLTPLVNPLIYSLRNREVREALRKGLSRALANSTSSEYCCAKVVKPPRVHT; translated from the coding sequence ATGAGGGACCTGTGGCGCTCTGTGGAGAAAGGGGAATGGGAGAATCACACATCGCCAGTGgattttctcctgctgggaatggGGAATGTCCCCTCACTCCAGGCaccactcttcctcctctcactcATCATCTACTCAGTAACGATGGTGGCGAACATGCTCattgttgtgctggtggtggcagaccggcacctgcacacccccatgtacttcttcctgggcaatctgtcctccttggagacctgctacagctccaccatcctgccccggctgctggccagcttcctgACCGGCAACAGGACCATCTCTGCTCATGGCTGCATGACTCAGTTCTATTTCTTTGTTGAGTTGGCAGTTAGTGAGTGTTACCTGCTGGCCATGATGTCCTACGATCGGTACTTGGCCATATGCCAGCCCCTGCTCTATGCAAGCCTCATGACCTGGAaggtctctctgcagctggcagcagcctcttggctagTGGGACTCCTTATCTCTACCGtagtcacttctttcttatcCCACTTAAGGTTTTGTGGCCCCAATGTTATTGACCActtcttctgtgatttcacaCCATTGCTGGAGCTCGCCTGCAGTGACACCAGGGTGATCTCACTACTAGCTTCCGTACTATCTATCCTTAATGCAGTCTTCCCCTTCGTGTTCACACTGGCCTCCTACGTGTGCATCATAGCTGCCATCCTGAGGATCCCATCTAGCGTGGGCAGGCAgaaggccttctccacctgctcctCTCACCTTACCGTTGTCTCCGTTTTCTACGGCATCCTCATCATTGTCTACCTGATGCCCAGAACcccccagctgaggcagctcaacaaagtgttctcctttttctacacCAACCTCACACCCCTGgtcaaccccctcatctacagcctgcgcaacagggaggtcagggaggccctgaggaaagggctcagcagagctttggccaACTCCACGAGCTCCGAGTATTGCTGTGCCAAGGTGGTAAAACCCCCTCGAGTGCATACGTGA